Below is a window of Oryza brachyantha chromosome 10, ObraRS2, whole genome shotgun sequence DNA.
AGGAGAACCTTGGGCTCGGAGATGTGCACATGCCGCTGCGTCTCCTCAGCGGGCAGTGCGATCACCTCCTGATCCGCGGTGATGTACATCAGCGCGTGATCACGATCATCCTCCTCGGCTTGAGCGACGTGGGCCGCTGCCTTCTTCTTGCCGCGGCAGTCCTTGGCCCAATGGCCTCTCTTGCCACAGTTGTCGCAGCGGGTGCCTCGCGGTGGCCTCCCGCCACCAGCGCCCGCGGTCTGGCCATTGTGGCCATCCCGCGGCGTGGATCCATCACCATCGCGACCGCGGCCGCGTCCACGGCCCTTGCCGCGGTTGCCTGAAGACGATCCGCCGCCAGAGCTCTCCTGCTCCCGGCGGGCTTTGCGGCGCGCCTCCCAATCCTCTTCACAGAGCATGAGGCGCCCCATGGAGTCGGTGATCTCCTTGGGCTTGCCGCGTTCCTCGAAGACGCGCAGCCGCCCGATGACTTCCTCGATTGATACTTTGTTCAGATCGAGGAACATCTCGAGGGAGACGGCTGCTTGCGACAGGCGTTCGGGGACAACCTGCAGCAGCTTCTTTACCACTTCGGCGTCGGTGATGTTGTCACCGAGGACGCGGAGGTTGGTGGCGAGCGTCGAAATGTGGATGCCGAACTCGGAGACGGTCTCGCCCTCCTTGAAGACGAGCGCGCCGAACTCGCGGCGGAGCTGCTGCGCGGTCGCGTCGCGCGCGCGTTCGTCGCCGATCCGGAGCACCTTGACGGCGTCCCACGCCTCCCTGACGGTCTGCTTACGGCCGAGCGTCGCCCACATCTCGGATGGGACCGAGCGTAGGAGACCCGCCATGGCCTGGCGGTCTTGCTGGTACTCATCTTCGTCGGCGTCTTCGTCGATCCCGTCCTCGACGACATCCCAGACCCGAAGTGTCTGGAAGTTAACCTGCATCACAAGCGCCCACTCCGGGTAGTTCGTCCGCGTGAGCATCGGCCATGCGACGTTCGCGGACGGGCGCTCGATGACGCGCTCGACGACGCGCGAGCCGGAGCGGTGGCGGCCATGAGAGCGGCCacggcgtcgcggcggcgatcgTGAGGGCTTGACCTCCTTCTCGCTGGAACCATCAGCAGTCTGCGGCTTCTTGGAAGGCGACTGCGATGCCATGGCTCCGGCGAGAGacctggctctgataccaattgttagaactccggcgaggaggacgacacACACGAAGAACACAGAGGACACGATGAGTTTGGTGCTGTAAGCGACAGCTTTTCCTTTTGATTGTATTCACTATATATGGATTACATGTATGGTTACAAGGAAACAAATGGACAAGCTAATCCCGGCATACTCGTGATCAATGGTTGCCATCCCAACCACCTGGGCCATGCCGCAATCCGTGGCCTGCCTCTAATGGCGCTAATCGCCTGCTACCTCCTACATTTAACTGCTCAGGACTTATTCAAACACGACGAACCCTCACCTGAAGGTGGTGGACGTGCGGCGCGTGGCGGAGCTGTGCCGCCGGAGAGGCGCGCTGGTGTGCATCGACAGCACGCTGGCGTCGCCCATCAACCAGAAGCCGCTCACCCTCGGCGCCGACGTCGTCCTCCACTCCGCCACCAAGTACATCGCCGGCCACCACGACGTCATCGCCGGCTGCGTCAGCGCCTCGGAGCAGCTCATCTCAAGGATACGCGCGTGGCACCACGACCTCGGCGGCGCCATTAGTCCGGTAATAACTAAACAGAAACCCTAAAAAAAGCAAAGAATGTTACACACTTCAACGCTCGCCATCGATGTCAGAATGCGGCGTACATGATCATCCGCGGACTGAAGACGATGGCGCTGCGGGTGGAGGCTCAGAACCGGACGGCGCTGCGGATGGCGCGGCTGCTGGAGAACCACCCCAAGATCGAGCGTGTCCACTACCCGGGGCTGGAGAGCAGCCCGTGGCACGGCGTCGGGAGGAAAcagatggccggcggcggcggcgtgatcAGCTTCGAGGTGGCGTCGGACATGGACGGCGCGACGAGGTTCGTGGACGCGCTGGAGCTGCCGCTGATCGCGACGTCGCTCGGCGGTTGCGAGAGCCTGGTGCAGCAGCCGGCTGTCATGTCCTACTGGTAGGTTTGTGTTCATCTCTAATTACGACAGGACCATGTAGTTCTCtctgtcaaaaatatttattgattagAACGAGATTTAGTAAAACACGAAGATTCTAATGATCGATAAATCTTACCGTAAACGATAAATGTTTTTGACGGGGCGAGTAATTGGCTAGAGAAAATATGCTAACTCTAAGGAGGCCAGTTAcaacatttttctcatttaaCTGTAGATATACTTTTCTACTAGCTTTCTGCCTTTcttgtgaaataaaaattttgaaagtcgcaatatgtataattttttaactccGCTGCAGCTTAATTTCTCAAACTTTTACACCTGGAATTATGCTCTTAACAAAACAATAGATCGAAGAATACAAAGTAGGTGTcattacttaaaaaatcatattcacGTAcagctttaaaaaaatcaggtaAGCCGGCCGTATGTACCCAAAGGTATGTGAGAAAAAAGGCGGTACTTTCGTATTAGAAAACCCAATATACGAAAATCGAGTTTCGCATACGGAGCTCTTAGACGGCCAAATGTGAAAATgaatttccatatttttattaaaacaaagctggaaaaatattttgaattttagtagGCAAGGCACAATGTTTTTTCCcgtgagatatatatatatatatatatatatatatatatatatatatatatatatatatatatatatatatagactcaTATAGAATttagctacggtgagttgcaactcacgagCTCCTCCGTGGGtcggggtccaaaaacatatcaaatcatctctaaaattcgatttatatggctcactagattcttcatatcaaaatctggtagcacgcaaaaattttcatttttggagttttttaagtatttttttagatttttaaaagtggtacataacacattgattattttattaatatttttattaatatagtacaatcactttaaaaaataattaaaaaactccaaaaataaaatttttttgcgtgctactagattttgatatgaagaatctagtgagccatgtaaatcaaaatttagagatgatttgatatgtttttggaccctgACTCACGTTGGAGCCCGTGAGTTACGACTCACCGTAGCTagctagactatatatatatatatatatatatatgcgcgcgCGCTACTggtctatatttaaaattcgAACTCTAGACCTCTCTCGATCTATACACATCACACTTATGATTATCATCATCAGTGTTACTTATATATCAGATTAAAGATGCTATTGTTTGGACTTCCTATCTGAAAGTTGTAATGCTTATTTGGtcacataaattattttacaaaacgCTATGAATTGCACGTCTTCATCAGAcatcatttaaaatataaatttaagatgttGTAAAAATAGATTCGCGAGCTTGCAACAAGCATTTGGGCCTCTAAACGatttgaaatagaaaaaagttgTGAACTATAAAGTTGTACATCTCATTAAGCtcacatttttatataaagtctCTCTTCATCCAACTTTAAATGAAAAGTTAGGTGttaatatgtgtttttttgaaaattaatattcACATGTGGACAGCTTAAGTTGACCGTATGTGAATTTTCACATACAGCCCATCATCACGCACccttaatgtatttttatgtatttttagagaTGTCCATTATTTTAGTCCGTATATtgtgaaattaaataaatgggTGTGTgcggaaatatttttttcactacatatatctttctcttcttccctcGATCTTTGGACTAATAGTGGCATTTCTATGCATCCTATCTTTTAACTTTTGCTTACGTTTATaagacattttaatttttaaccttaaatttgagataatttatgggttttgttaccgaagtttatttttcagccttgggtTTTAGATCAtgaagaatacatatataaattttttatttatacttttttcatttgcaaatatatcatttggccTGTTCCATTCACTCTCCACGATCTCTGATGATATTCTTCGCTCCGTCTAATGATATCGCTTATCCGTAATTGTCTTACAACccgttttaaataaaaaaaaagtgtccATAGTTATCGAAACTTCTTTATTATAGTACCTTTTGGTGCATTTCTCTTAATACTATTTGCTGGAAGTTTCCAATACCATAATTTGttataaagctaaatttaaaaaattgaattggaTATTTTATTCAGTTGTATTTTGCATGCAACAGACTGTTAGAAATTGAACGTACGTTCTATAAATCTCTTAGCTTCATTTCTTTTGATACAACTATATTTTGTGTATAACTGTAACGTACAAACCTACACTATCATATACTATCTCTTATGCGATTATCtctgataataataataataataacgaGATGTTGACCTAATATGTGCttaattacaaatatttttgttaggGGCAAGAGCGACGAGAAGACCAAGAATGGGATTAAGGACAATCTTGTGAGGTTCAGTTTTGGAATTGAGAAGTACGAGGATCTCAGGGATGACATACTCCAAGCCCTAGAGAAGATTTAATCAGGGTTATCAGCTTGATCCTGATCTATAATAATTGTGTGCATTATATGTTCTAGTTTCAAAGCAATTCAATAAGGGTCCTTTTTAATTTCCTcgcggaaaaaaaataaataggatTCATTGGGAAGAGCAATCCTGAAGTTGCTCTAAAGATAAGTACCGAACATGATGTTGTTTTCTTAGTATACATTGTAACTGCAAATTAAGGATGGAAATATATGCTGGTTTGTATCGTTTCTCTTGCCATTCTTCAAAATTATCCGAAAGaatgtttttagataatggagaAAAACTCCAGCCTAGACTAGATAGAATGTGAGAAGCATCTTACTATAACTCGGACTGATAAGCATAATTTAGTTAGTTGGCGACCCGTCATTCAATTAagtgtattttaattaaataactaaTAGGAGCAcgaaaaaacaactttaaacCATTGCTCTAATATACTTCGTACACAAACATTTtagatataaacttaatatataaaaatatttatacatataaataaaaaataaaaaattacggCCAAATGGCCTATAGTCTAGTGTTAGAAAGACCTCATTAGCACCTGAGATTCTGGGTTCGACTTTTCGTTAGAGTTTCTAACGTCGTTGTGAGCGTCtgtgttgtaaaataaaaaaattacctcCCACAGCAGTGCCGCGGGGTTCGCAGGTTTAGATCTACTTTGTGTTTTCAGTTATGGGAAAAAAGTCAACGCCGTAAAACATTTAGGGGTGGAGGATAAAACATTTAGGGGTGGAGGTAGTATTTACGTCGTTGATTCCATTCAATTCGATCGGGCAAACGGTTTAGGAGAAGCACTAAAATTAGTGCGGCTGGCCATAACGATCAAATGAGTAAGGTTTCTCTCAAATATTAAGAGCCCTTCAGAACGCACAAATTAACGAAAGTGATACTCCCGCCATTCCTAAATATTGGATAAAATGGTacggtataaaaataattaataattacgtaaaacattttaataagacgaataaccaaaatatataaaaaaatcaataacgtTAAATACATAGATACAGAGAGTGTTAATTATCTCCGGTTCCCAAAATATAACCTTCATAACTcgtgaaaaatcaaatagggTTGTTCTAAGACGAATATTCTCAATAGACTGAATGGTTTATTTATAAGAAACGTGCATAACTACGTACGGCGAAGAAGTAATCTGTCGGCTTGGTGGCATATACTGGATTGCGAAACGGATATTCTCCTTAGAAATGTAAAAACCAGTTCAAATACAACTAGGTGCTGGTggttagttttagttttattatcgtAGCGGCTGACATGGCTACGAGATGGATGACAATATCCCAGCCAATAGGTAATATGTCAACTCCAATCCATACTTCATAATTTACTATGCTCAccgtttcaaaaataaacggttttagaatttaaatctgatattattcataatactatttatctcatcaatcacgctcatttttttattttattcccATATATGTATGCCGGCAGCCAATCGCTTAGTTAAGTCACTTGTATACAATTTATATTCTTGGTCAGTTTCCTaacatttgaaaaaaaaaaacttgcttgttaatttgtttaagggttaatttgatccatGCCACTGTAAATTCTTCgtattagaaaaataccattactatTCACGATATCGGCCATGTGCCACtgcaattttataaaattgaagCCATGCCATCACCATCATCTTTTCCGTCACATTCTCcgttctcctttctttttcttcttcttgtctACTTCTTCTCCGTCGGTCGGCGGCGCTGGCCATGGGTGCTCGCCGCGGGAGGCGATGGagttggtggcggtggcgaaggTGTGAGGGGTGCACCAGGCTGTGGTGTCACCACGACCCTTCTCGGAGGCACTGGTGGAGCtagatgctgctgctgtttgCCGTGCATGCCCTTCCTCGACATCGAGTTGCTCCCGTTTGCTTCTTGCTGCTGTTCTGCAAGTTTAGGATGTGGCAGCGGCAGGTGGACCGGGTACCGACGAATGGACTGGCTCCGGGCAGCCCCTCGACGATGTGTGGCATGCTCGCCCTGCGCAAGAACTCCATCACCCACACGTGCACGCGCTCGGCGACGGGATCTTCAACGCCGACGACGAGTCATGGTCAG
It encodes the following:
- the LOC102704742 gene encoding probable cystathionine gamma-synthase 2 — its product is MARPSVLVKTSLARRRRRPRCCVSKTEGSGTATLPSAEAAALAGVDGAADIRSPSLMVPAMQDCEVDATATAALGRRVASDETLTVHAGEKLGSGGEAAAGTDSIATPIVSGTTHWFRDSADLVAFREGRRESFEYGRYGNPTVKVLEEKISALERAEATLVTSSGMNAIVATLLALVPPGGHVVATNDCYTETRALIRDRLSKMGILATFVDLDDTEALESVLDQGDVTMFYADSPTTYSNTTNPHLKVVDVRRVAELCRRRGALVCIDSTLASPINQKPLTLGADVVLHSATKYIAGHHDVIAGCVSASEQLISRIRAWHHDLGGAISPNAAYMIIRGLKTMALRVEAQNRTALRMARLLENHPKIERVHYPGLESSPWHGVGRKQMAGGGGVISFEVASDMDGATRFVDALELPLIATSLGGCESLVQQPAVMSYWGKSDEKTKNGIKDNLVRFSFGIEKYEDLRDDILQALEKI